A region from the Nonlabens sp. YIK11 genome encodes:
- the gldK gene encoding gliding motility lipoprotein GldK yields the protein MKKLLMLVAVVAFLASCGKGDRGQLVGVKGKKWHPEKPYGMTLVPGGSFIMGKADDDIAATLNAPAKTVTVPSFYMDETEITNSEYRQFTEWVRDSTLRMRLAILADDEGLTPGSGGTGDFAFKDASNQNPSVWEQYVEDNYIGLGETGYEGRQLNWDEDLIWDTEDIPDEYYAEAYDSMYIPFEEAYNGKRSIDVEKLIFRYSVKDIQKAVKNPGLSRKEFIKTYTTKIYPDTTVWIRDFNYSYNEPMHNDYFYHEAYSDYPVVGVNWMQAKAFAQWRTLYHNGYRRKQKGRDDVFPYRLPTEAEWEYAARGGLEGATFPWGGPYAKNDRGCFLANFKPLRGDYAADQALYTVEADAYEPNDYNLYNMSGNVSEWVNSSYEPGAYEYMSSMSPVVNDENNRRKGVRGGSWKDVSYFLEVGTRDYEYQDSARSYIGFRTVQSYVGTDVTLNAATN from the coding sequence GTGGATCTTTTATCATGGGTAAAGCAGATGATGATATCGCTGCAACACTCAATGCTCCAGCCAAAACAGTTACAGTTCCATCCTTCTATATGGATGAGACTGAGATTACTAACTCAGAATACAGACAGTTTACAGAATGGGTGCGTGACTCTACCCTAAGAATGAGACTTGCCATACTTGCAGACGATGAAGGTTTGACGCCAGGAAGTGGTGGAACTGGAGACTTTGCATTTAAGGATGCTAGTAATCAAAATCCTTCAGTTTGGGAACAATACGTAGAAGATAACTACATAGGTTTAGGTGAAACAGGTTATGAAGGCCGTCAGTTAAATTGGGATGAAGATCTTATCTGGGATACAGAAGATATTCCAGACGAATATTATGCAGAGGCTTACGATTCCATGTACATTCCTTTTGAAGAAGCTTACAACGGTAAGCGATCTATCGATGTGGAAAAACTCATTTTTAGATACTCTGTAAAGGATATTCAAAAAGCAGTCAAAAATCCTGGTTTGAGTAGAAAGGAGTTCATCAAGACTTACACCACCAAGATTTATCCAGACACTACCGTATGGATTCGTGATTTCAACTACAGTTATAACGAGCCTATGCACAACGATTATTTCTATCATGAAGCATATAGCGACTATCCTGTGGTAGGTGTCAACTGGATGCAGGCAAAAGCTTTCGCACAATGGAGAACTTTATATCACAATGGTTACCGTAGAAAGCAAAAAGGACGCGACGACGTTTTCCCTTACAGACTACCTACTGAGGCAGAATGGGAATATGCGGCTCGTGGCGGTCTAGAAGGTGCAACGTTTCCTTGGGGTGGACCTTATGCTAAAAACGATCGCGGTTGTTTCTTGGCAAACTTTAAACCTTTACGAGGAGATTACGCAGCAGATCAAGCCCTATATACGGTAGAGGCAGATGCGTACGAGCCTAACGATTACAATTTATACAACATGTCTGGTAACGTTTCAGAATGGGTGAACTCATCCTACGAGCCAGGCGCGTATGAGTACATGAGCTCCATGAGTCCAGTCGTGAATGATGAAAACAACCGCCGTAAAGGTGTGCGTGGTGGCTCTTGGAAAGATGTGTCCTACTTCCTGGAAGTTGGTACAAGAGATTATGAATACCAAGACTCTGCAAGAAGTTACATCGGCTTTAGAACCGTTCAATCTTATGTAGGTACTGATGTTACCTTGAACGCAGCAACAAATTAA
- the gldL gene encoding gliding motility protein GldL, whose product MAQSKTTKKLFNMAYGLGASIVILGALFKILHWELDLGFAVLSGGTLLAIGLITEAIIFAIAAFEPVEEDLDWSIVYPELAGGPASAKAKKTTVIEEEEASGMLSKKLDAMLKDAKVDAALMESLGTSIRSFEGAAKGIAPTAEAMSSTKKYSEEMALAAAQMESLNSLYKVQVESTARQAEVNEQVAQNAGRLKDQMEGLANNLSSLNGVYGNMLGAMKG is encoded by the coding sequence ATGGCACAATCTAAAACAACAAAGAAATTATTTAACATGGCTTACGGTCTAGGAGCCTCTATCGTAATTCTAGGCGCACTTTTCAAAATTTTGCACTGGGAACTTGATTTAGGATTTGCTGTACTTTCCGGTGGTACATTGCTTGCAATTGGATTGATTACAGAAGCAATCATTTTTGCCATTGCTGCCTTTGAGCCAGTAGAAGAAGACCTTGACTGGTCGATCGTTTACCCAGAGCTTGCTGGTGGTCCCGCTTCCGCGAAAGCGAAAAAAACAACCGTCATCGAGGAAGAAGAAGCGTCAGGAATGTTATCCAAGAAATTGGATGCCATGCTTAAGGATGCCAAAGTAGATGCCGCATTGATGGAAAGTCTAGGAACAAGCATTAGAAGTTTTGAAGGTGCGGCCAAAGGAATCGCACCAACTGCTGAAGCAATGTCTTCAACTAAAAAATATTCTGAAGAGATGGCTCTTGCCGCAGCTCAAATGGAATCATTGAACAGCCTTTACAAAGTACAGGTAGAAAGTACCGCACGCCAGGCCGAAGTGAATGAGCAAGTAGCTCAAAACGCTGGACGCCTTAAAGATCAAATGGAAGGATTAGCAAATAACCTGAGCAGCCTTAATGGCGTTTATGGTAACATGCTAGGAGCCATGAAAGGATAA
- the gldM gene encoding gliding motility protein GldM — protein MAGGQGPRQKMINLMYLVFIAMLALNMSKEVLTAFGLMEESVADNNETLEVRNEASFEALAAKAKEQPKQYQEAAESAAKVTQISEDFDNYLSELKAEMMASIDPENQGDYQSQDKTDFLDTKFFQGDGLSEDGKVFIQQMNDYRTGMIAALPDAGYDALKEEINNKFDTSDVPSERSNPDSEKINYLNYHFEGYPLIASKAKITQMQNDIKNAEADVLGQLLQGELIEIASMNNYRSIVSLEKGAFFNGETVTGEVVLGRYDDNMKPTKVIINGSEVPASQIQNGRVMLNFGAGAVGDKEITGEMQFVENGETVTIPINQKYSVIGKPNSATISADKMNVVYRGVDNPMTISFAGVDPSKVSASAPGLSSRGGSSYLMKPAGGASVNINVSAKLPDGSTATDSKSFRIKDLPNPTGLISGEFDGVRKNRANLAISTVSAAFLDFDFDLTPQVTEFIFKVQGQPGIKVSGNKLNDAAKAALQRAPQGSIVQIAQIKTTVPGVRTKATTPVSVELTD, from the coding sequence ATGGCAGGAGGACAAGGCCCAAGGCAGAAGATGATTAACCTAATGTACCTGGTTTTTATCGCGATGCTGGCATTGAACATGAGTAAGGAAGTCTTGACGGCTTTTGGTCTTATGGAAGAAAGCGTTGCTGATAATAACGAGACTCTAGAGGTGCGTAATGAAGCATCTTTTGAGGCGTTAGCAGCAAAAGCAAAAGAACAACCCAAACAATATCAAGAGGCAGCAGAATCTGCAGCAAAAGTGACGCAGATAAGTGAAGATTTTGACAATTATCTGTCAGAGCTTAAGGCAGAAATGATGGCTTCCATTGATCCAGAAAATCAAGGAGATTATCAATCACAGGATAAAACAGACTTTTTAGATACAAAGTTTTTCCAAGGTGATGGACTGTCTGAAGATGGAAAGGTTTTCATTCAACAAATGAATGATTACCGTACCGGTATGATCGCAGCACTTCCAGATGCTGGATATGACGCCTTGAAAGAGGAAATCAACAATAAGTTTGACACCAGCGATGTACCATCAGAGCGTAGTAATCCAGACAGTGAGAAGATCAATTACTTGAACTATCACTTTGAAGGTTATCCATTAATTGCCTCAAAGGCAAAGATCACACAAATGCAAAACGACATCAAAAATGCCGAGGCAGATGTATTAGGTCAATTGTTGCAAGGTGAATTGATCGAGATCGCTTCCATGAATAACTATAGATCTATAGTGAGTTTGGAAAAAGGAGCATTCTTTAATGGTGAGACTGTAACCGGTGAGGTAGTATTGGGTCGTTACGATGATAACATGAAGCCGACAAAAGTGATCATCAATGGATCTGAAGTTCCAGCAAGTCAAATCCAGAATGGACGTGTGATGCTTAACTTCGGCGCAGGTGCTGTAGGTGATAAAGAAATCACTGGTGAGATGCAATTTGTCGAAAACGGTGAAACGGTAACGATTCCTATCAATCAGAAATACTCTGTTATTGGTAAACCTAACTCTGCTACGATCAGTGCAGATAAAATGAACGTTGTTTACCGTGGTGTAGATAATCCAATGACGATTTCTTTTGCAGGAGTAGATCCTAGCAAAGTATCTGCAAGTGCTCCAGGTTTGAGCAGTCGTGGTGGATCTAGTTATTTGATGAAACCAGCTGGTGGAGCTAGTGTCAACATCAATGTGAGTGCAAAGCTTCCTGATGGATCAACAGCGACAGACAGTAAGTCATTCCGTATCAAAGATCTTCCTAATCCTACGGGATTGATCAGTGGAGAGTTTGATGGAGTACGTAAAAACAGAGCCAATCTTGCAATATCAACGGTATCTGCAGCGTTCTTAGACTTTGATTTTGACTTAACGCCACAGGTGACAGAATTTATATTTAAAGTTCAAGGACAGCCAGGTATCAAAGTGTCTGGAAATAAGTTGAATGACGCCGCAAAGGCAGCCTTACAACGTGCACCTCAAGGATCCATCGTACAGATCGCACAGATCAAAACGACCGTTCCTGGAGTACGTACTAAAGCAACGACACCAGTATCTGTTGAATTGACAGATTAA
- the gldN gene encoding gliding motility protein GldN, whose translation MMNKLVALFTIFLAVGMVQAQNNILNAKSFDEIGEKTLEQVINDNDKPLPYGFVGDRDILWERNVWEKIDLDEKVNFPLYYPVDTNFVGSERRSLFHVITKAAAEGKVKLYADSYGNTERKFDDLGSSLKRVDTSDVGIQRYNETGSVPAEFITTTTINANMVSQYHIRGVWYFDSRQAEMKYRMIALAPVTPDVNFLDDPQGIELFWVFYPDMRDILHEAKVFNEKNSARPLTFDHLLNSRHFNATIYKIDNVQGDREIESYITNNSMMQLLESDRLKETIRNFELDMWNY comes from the coding sequence ATGATGAATAAATTAGTAGCCCTTTTTACGATCTTCCTCGCAGTTGGAATGGTTCAGGCTCAGAATAATATTCTGAATGCAAAATCATTTGACGAGATAGGTGAGAAAACACTCGAGCAAGTAATCAATGATAACGATAAGCCTTTGCCTTATGGTTTCGTTGGAGACCGTGATATCCTTTGGGAACGTAATGTTTGGGAGAAGATAGATCTTGATGAAAAGGTGAACTTTCCATTGTATTATCCAGTAGATACCAACTTTGTAGGTAGTGAACGTCGATCGTTATTTCATGTGATTACCAAAGCTGCAGCAGAAGGTAAAGTGAAACTTTATGCAGACTCCTATGGTAATACAGAACGTAAGTTTGACGATTTAGGAAGCAGTTTGAAGCGTGTAGATACTTCAGACGTTGGTATCCAGCGTTACAATGAAACTGGAAGCGTTCCTGCAGAATTTATCACTACAACGACTATCAATGCTAACATGGTTTCCCAATATCATATACGTGGTGTATGGTATTTTGACAGTCGCCAGGCAGAAATGAAATATAGAATGATCGCGTTGGCACCGGTAACTCCAGATGTAAACTTTTTGGACGACCCTCAAGGTATTGAGTTGTTTTGGGTATTCTATCCGGACATGAGAGATATTCTACATGAGGCCAAAGTGTTTAACGAGAAGAATTCCGCGAGGCCATTGACATTTGACCATTTGTTGAATTCAAGACATTTCAATGCAACGATTTATAAGATCGACAACGTTCAAGGTGATCGCGAGATAGAAAGCTACATCACCAACAATTCCATGATGCAGTTGCTAGAGTCAGATCGACTTAAAGAAACAATCAGGAACTTTGAACTGGATATGTGGAACTACTAA
- a CDS encoding NAD(P)/FAD-dependent oxidoreductase, with amino-acid sequence MKDVIIVGGGISGTTLAWQWFLQGKSVQWYADGIKSSSHVAAGVFNPVVLKRFSPIWKAQEQLDFMFPFYKEVGKYLETSVIELLPVWRRFHDSKERATWTRKSVREDLDNLMLTEPTDDAIDGIKADNGYGIVRHTGWLDTLSYMKSSMDFFTSRNEFFEEGFDYDKLFISDDLVTYKDITAKAVIFAEGNQLPHNPWFHKLPLQGNKGEILIIRCPGLQLQQIVKSSVFLMPYRDDLFWVGATYDREYESVQPSQKAKDFLISKLETFLELPYEIIDHKSGIRPTTTDRRPFLGSHKEFKNLYVFNGMGSRASLIAPWASKCLFDFIYEGISLPAEMDIFRFEDQ; translated from the coding sequence ATGAAAGACGTGATTATAGTTGGTGGTGGTATTTCTGGAACTACGCTGGCATGGCAGTGGTTTTTGCAAGGTAAATCGGTGCAGTGGTATGCAGACGGCATCAAGTCTTCTAGCCATGTCGCTGCTGGTGTTTTTAATCCAGTAGTTCTTAAAAGATTCAGTCCTATCTGGAAGGCTCAAGAACAGCTGGACTTCATGTTTCCTTTTTACAAAGAGGTCGGGAAATATCTGGAAACCTCAGTCATAGAACTTCTACCCGTATGGCGTCGTTTCCACGACTCAAAAGAGCGCGCCACGTGGACGAGAAAGTCTGTTAGGGAAGATCTGGACAATTTGATGCTAACGGAGCCTACAGACGATGCAATTGACGGAATTAAAGCCGACAATGGTTATGGTATTGTACGGCATACCGGATGGCTAGACACATTAAGTTACATGAAGAGTTCCATGGACTTCTTCACTTCAAGAAACGAATTCTTTGAGGAAGGTTTTGATTATGACAAGCTTTTCATATCAGACGATCTAGTTACTTACAAAGATATTACCGCCAAAGCAGTGATTTTTGCCGAAGGAAACCAACTGCCGCACAATCCATGGTTTCATAAATTGCCGTTACAGGGCAATAAGGGAGAAATTCTCATTATACGTTGTCCAGGTCTACAATTGCAACAGATTGTCAAATCCTCAGTTTTCTTGATGCCCTATCGTGACGACTTGTTTTGGGTTGGTGCTACATACGATCGTGAATATGAATCTGTACAACCATCCCAAAAGGCAAAGGATTTTTTGATTTCAAAACTGGAAACCTTTTTAGAACTGCCCTATGAAATCATAGACCACAAAAGCGGTATACGACCTACCACAACCGATAGAAGGCCATTCCTGGGATCGCACAAAGAGTTCAAAAACCTGTACGTTTTTAATGGTATGGGAAGTCGAGCATCACTGATCGCGCCTTGGGCGTCAAAGTGCCTCTTTGACTTTATCTATGAAGGCATTAGCTTGCCCGCTGAAATGGATATTTTCAGATTTGAAGACCAATAA
- a CDS encoding DUF983 domain-containing protein — MLKGTKIYSIFTGTCPVCQEESMYTSSNLYKPSKTQEMNERCSHCGTKYKIEPSFFYGSMYVSYGVGVAIAIATFVITYFVFNMTPLSIFFVIMAVMILGLPIIIRLSRNIWINIFMDYDPEKASK; from the coding sequence ATGCTAAAAGGCACTAAAATCTACAGTATTTTTACCGGCACATGTCCTGTATGCCAGGAAGAATCCATGTACACCAGCAGCAATCTCTACAAACCGAGTAAAACCCAAGAGATGAACGAGCGCTGCTCTCATTGCGGGACTAAATACAAGATTGAGCCTAGCTTTTTCTATGGCTCCATGTATGTAAGTTATGGTGTAGGCGTGGCGATTGCTATTGCGACTTTTGTGATCACCTACTTTGTATTTAACATGACGCCGCTGAGTATCTTTTTTGTGATCATGGCGGTGATGATTCTGGGACTGCCCATTATCATCAGGCTTTCTCGTAATATCTGGATCAATATATTTATGGATTACGATCCTGAAAAGGCTAGCAAATAG
- a CDS encoding ABC-F family ATP-binding cassette domain-containing protein, translating to MLNIHDLHVSFGGEPLFEEITFRLNAGNRVGLIGKNGAGKSTMLKVIAGDIPADQGSLAIEKDVSIGFLRQDIDFEMGRTVLEEAYTAFAKARSIEAEMDKINQQLATRTDYESDSYMELIQSIGDLTHEYEIIGGYQYKGETEKILKGLAFKPEQFDKLTDELSGGWRMRIELAKLLLEKHDILLLDEPTNHLDIDSILWLEQFLQTYPGAVVIVSHDKMFLDNVTNRTIEISLGRIYDYPKPYSKFLELRAELREQQAATAKNQQKEIERTEKLIEKFRAKASKATMAQSLVKKLNRMDVVEVDQVDNAAMNINFSQSIQPGKIVLELEQIQKSYADKNVLRNIDLMVERGTRLAFVGQNGMGKSTLAKIIVGDIKDYKGKVNLGHNVQLGYFAQNQAEYLDGEKTILDTMIDAADDSNRVKVRDMLGSFLFRGDEVEKKVKVLSGGERNRLALCKLLLQPFNVLIMDEPTNHLDIQSKNVLKQALVKFEGTLIVVSHDREFLQGLTDLVYEFRDHKLHSYLGDINYYLEQRKARDMREIEKSTKVETSSLSRKRDTSDSKPSYEQQKKIKSLNNRLSNAESEINKLERDIKKMDADLAANYEETAADATFFDKYKAKKKSLDEWMKKWEEVSEEIDALD from the coding sequence ATGCTTAACATCCATGATTTGCACGTCAGCTTTGGCGGCGAACCGCTTTTTGAAGAAATAACTTTTAGGCTCAACGCAGGCAATCGCGTGGGCTTGATAGGAAAAAATGGAGCTGGAAAATCCACGATGCTTAAGGTCATAGCCGGCGATATTCCTGCAGATCAAGGTTCGCTCGCGATTGAGAAAGATGTGAGTATAGGGTTCCTTAGACAGGACATCGATTTTGAAATGGGTAGAACGGTGCTGGAAGAGGCGTATACCGCTTTCGCGAAAGCGAGATCCATAGAAGCCGAAATGGATAAAATCAACCAACAACTAGCCACAAGAACGGACTATGAATCTGATTCCTATATGGAATTGATACAGTCCATAGGCGACCTCACTCATGAGTACGAGATCATTGGCGGTTACCAGTACAAAGGTGAAACCGAAAAAATCCTGAAAGGTCTCGCTTTCAAACCAGAACAGTTTGACAAGCTTACAGACGAGCTGTCTGGTGGATGGCGCATGAGGATTGAATTGGCAAAATTGCTGTTGGAAAAGCACGACATCCTGCTGCTGGATGAGCCTACCAACCACCTGGATATAGACTCCATACTTTGGCTGGAGCAATTCCTGCAAACCTATCCTGGTGCCGTGGTGATCGTGAGCCACGATAAGATGTTTCTTGACAACGTGACCAATCGTACTATTGAGATAAGCCTAGGTCGCATCTATGACTACCCAAAACCGTATTCGAAATTTCTGGAGTTGCGTGCAGAGCTTAGAGAGCAGCAAGCCGCAACGGCCAAGAATCAGCAAAAGGAAATTGAGCGCACAGAAAAACTGATTGAGAAATTTAGGGCCAAAGCCAGTAAAGCCACCATGGCGCAATCACTGGTCAAGAAGCTCAATAGAATGGATGTGGTCGAGGTGGATCAAGTGGATAATGCTGCCATGAACATCAATTTTTCCCAGTCCATACAGCCTGGAAAAATTGTTTTGGAACTGGAACAGATCCAGAAGTCCTATGCCGATAAAAACGTACTGCGCAACATCGACCTGATGGTGGAACGTGGAACAAGACTGGCCTTTGTAGGTCAAAACGGTATGGGAAAATCTACACTGGCCAAAATCATTGTAGGAGACATCAAGGATTACAAGGGTAAAGTCAACCTGGGACACAATGTTCAGTTGGGCTATTTTGCACAAAATCAAGCCGAATATCTGGATGGAGAGAAAACCATACTGGATACCATGATCGACGCTGCAGACGATAGCAATAGGGTTAAGGTGCGAGACATGTTGGGATCTTTCCTATTCCGTGGTGATGAGGTGGAGAAAAAGGTGAAAGTCCTGAGTGGTGGTGAGCGCAACAGGTTGGCATTATGTAAACTTCTGCTGCAGCCATTCAACGTGTTGATTATGGATGAGCCTACCAACCACCTGGATATACAATCAAAAAACGTCCTGAAACAGGCACTTGTCAAGTTTGAAGGCACCTTGATCGTGGTGTCTCACGACCGTGAGTTTTTGCAGGGATTGACAGACTTGGTGTATGAATTTCGCGATCATAAATTACATTCGTACCTGGGCGATATCAATTATTATCTGGAGCAACGCAAGGCTCGCGATATGCGTGAGATTGAGAAGAGCACTAAGGTGGAGACGAGTTCGCTTTCGCGAAAGCGAGATACCTCAGACAGCAAACCATCCTATGAGCAGCAAAAAAAGATCAAATCACTCAACAACCGTTTGTCCAATGCTGAATCTGAGATCAATAAGCTAGAGCGTGATATCAAAAAAATGGATGCAGATCTCGCAGCGAATTATGAAGAGACCGCAGCAGATGCTACTTTCTTTGACAAGTATAAGGCCAAGAAAAAATCGCTGGATGAATGGATGAAAAAGTGGGAAGAAGTATCTGAAGAAATAGATGCCTTGGACTAG
- a CDS encoding efflux RND transporter periplasmic adaptor subunit, translating to MRRIILIILAVVIIAGAAIGAKLIIDSKTAPKPQVKKEVKIVTTDTVRNSTIPIVIPANGNLQAKRRIELYAEVSGVFRNSGKLFRTGQKYRAGETLILIDNTEFYSQVRSSRATLNNQITAIMPDLRLDYPESYSQWQAYLDNWNMNGTTPALPDPVNDREKYFITGRNIYTTFYNIKNLENRLVKYRITAPFSGVLTDAMVTEGTLVRNGQQLGEFIQTGIYEMQVSISAEFADLLEIGEKVLLNNISGSKSYQGEVTRVNGKVDQASQTISVVIEVKDEDLKEGMYLTANLDAQNIENAVELDRSLLQGANQLFVVREGKLELVKVSPVFFSDKTVVLKGLENGTVIISQAVSGAYEGMIVKTEEQAKKDNASKTDATASEGNTDA from the coding sequence ATGCGTAGGATCATTCTTATAATTCTCGCTGTTGTGATAATTGCTGGTGCCGCCATAGGTGCAAAGCTTATTATCGACAGTAAAACGGCTCCCAAGCCACAGGTCAAAAAGGAAGTTAAGATTGTCACGACAGATACCGTCCGCAATTCTACCATTCCTATTGTGATTCCTGCAAATGGCAACCTACAGGCAAAGCGCCGTATTGAGTTGTATGCAGAAGTTAGTGGTGTTTTTAGAAACTCTGGCAAACTCTTTAGAACAGGACAAAAGTATCGCGCTGGAGAGACCTTGATCCTTATTGATAATACAGAGTTCTATTCACAGGTAAGAAGTTCTAGAGCCACGCTCAATAATCAGATCACGGCCATCATGCCTGATCTGCGTCTGGACTATCCAGAATCCTACAGTCAATGGCAGGCTTATCTGGATAACTGGAATATGAATGGCACCACACCAGCATTGCCAGATCCTGTCAATGACAGAGAAAAGTATTTCATTACGGGAAGAAATATCTACACCACTTTTTACAATATCAAAAACCTAGAAAACCGGCTGGTAAAATACCGCATCACGGCACCATTTTCTGGTGTGCTTACTGATGCCATGGTTACAGAAGGAACCCTTGTGCGCAACGGTCAGCAATTAGGAGAATTTATTCAAACCGGTATTTATGAAATGCAGGTTTCCATCAGTGCAGAGTTTGCTGATTTGCTGGAGATAGGCGAAAAGGTGCTTTTAAATAACATTTCAGGTAGCAAGAGTTATCAAGGTGAAGTTACCAGGGTCAACGGAAAAGTGGATCAGGCTTCACAAACCATATCGGTAGTGATAGAAGTAAAGGATGAAGATCTCAAAGAAGGCATGTATCTCACGGCAAACCTAGATGCACAGAATATTGAAAATGCGGTAGAATTGGACCGCAGCCTTCTTCAAGGTGCCAATCAATTGTTTGTCGTGCGTGAAGGAAAACTGGAACTGGTAAAGGTAAGTCCAGTATTCTTTTCTGATAAAACCGTGGTTCTAAAAGGACTTGAAAACGGAACCGTCATTATTTCCCAAGCAGTCTCTGGAGCCTATGAAGGCATGATCGTAAAGACCGAAGAGCAAGCAAAAAAGGATAACGCGAGTAAAACTGATGCAACCGCATCTGAAGGGAATACAGACGCATGA